Proteins from a genomic interval of Drosophila melanogaster chromosome 2R:
- the E(Pc) gene encoding enhancer of polycomb, isoform C, protein MSKLSFRARHLDPSKQMPIYLAEELPDLPEYSAINRAVPQMPSGMEKEEESEHHLQRAICTGLIIPTPEVLQTDQPFYDAYYPPDYKMPRQMIHMQPLGLDTEVPDYDMDSADEDWLSQQQRLELTELKFEQMMDRLEKSSGQTVVTLNEAKSLLNQDDETSISVYDYWLNKRLKMQHPLILTVKTESRPGASSNNPYLAFRRRTEKMQTRKNRKNDEASYEKMLKLRRDLQRATTILEMVRRREETKRDHLKMTVNIFEKRVEMRDFNGAVYSELNSQYKNTRCVFGHLLLMKKDAISGSGNGNSSRKEKRPYKKRKHKLPRDKQQHQQQQTQQHQQQQYLPASGGAGVSPAHHLPHHLHHLSRQQSASPAANDSIADSEEEDYFGAGAQNGNKLGSESEEETPFAFRRRSSCVYLPTRQRDGRYPWDSADEDMAPSGACSDAKYRYTLTSLNYPRPRCIGFARRRLGRGGRILLDRATTNFDDFWSQLDYTVMESVTVNKCRDKIKQRDPDQLCKPSSPPTVVDLVPAGKPVDGEHPVPELIKEEPSSDTEKPVAATESGRESKERELEEKFENDVDDEFVASDDENVSRLGIYSSAVTLPQSCADLRQKRRRLRRKKQQLRELNAAKRLKRSSEAVATAEDVQLEDEDTKPDLRPLPRAYLQRLALILGQKLKVEEDDNTEVSENVAPELLEMNDPEQLQPPRANHQQHHRSNHNNNNNTVLNNNNSSSSNVMNKDVSISEKINVIKQEAEELVGGKCEDQPVASTSAAAAAARAAEAAAAAEAASSTTTLAAPNPGPSLEEVAKTIKREMIDADDSNEPLSSIRTAAVMLSTQTSVSELMDDEAEDDVNLAQLSSIIRHTAVKKELEAQQHQQQVQHEQMQAARKMEEDEAAPCLNQLPDVIRLRNIRNSQVHARPKDLFVQAPVDEEFNADYMGGLSPTSSQRLDICNELLSEIRRDWLHFRPKTPTDELSDSQDCEVGKTCDSHAVDWTQDTPISVELNRLGKREAEESDSSSYFLSSGFKYRDLESDAQLLQTVQAQDYARGSSKSPNCSGSGSGSALEFNLSGGDSLNDINNLLGCDDEDDNHEHMLDNILQECAMDDPKALNQATNFWNGILDGEAAVDEVEMADQLLDCIDEKKSKVGAADTSKRAGRNRKARLIQAPVGSSAFTVCPTAETLKERELFFSQAPPVEVPPKEKTPAEVELPEVVVKETANLPVKVEAVEKPQSEVLPVAPQPQQLQPQAITLPTTQLINIPAQISTQKQHQQPQVTQLLNQFANAGPQIIARTEYGGGAAVGDIVTITPHTGSSPLPTLTAQQQLQHQLAQAQLRNVTVQQRQATPQNPNQNQNPQQQLLFQMQRDPSRSLTPLQAAGAGATGNHLIYTTSCGEIVTAGAAASASQKVTYAIQKAGVSSGGATTASIGPNTVITLSNVKVQNDDISSGGSGNSGSSVNIINTASGQQLAVHSIAGMQQQGQQQVQQVTTSTPLLVATPTRNNVQQQQQQLVQQQPIVWRQVSGTNTAVATTAVLSTTVDSSPKAVTNQILWTSRATQKRQLNGPENTDINKLLLNRKLPRKQQIQQQHQQIQLTKQQLQQLVQHEELDDLVATSTGNSGDQMETGDGLQQQQQQQQQQQQLQKLSKVIKMSQFPLLVSDVSLQQQQSVSGQAQQQQLKPNSAAAIAANHNYSLHPASTAIITAQATPQQANKIFLTSSNSGGGGSAGNFTIATASELQAAAAGQKLHYKELPNSNLKLNFVSSAGTGEQTQQVGATTVLLNKSQQQQQQQQHQKLKTLATTGNSQTGQGDKRVLYTSLLNVKPLQKNNSGQMQMQLGPGGLQQVLRGRLNNSAIITRTLPLGTTVNSTGGAVGPTTTTIRQLVTTNANNVSSQDGNLLSAKEVGKALTVEQVIASANNGGVVLPTSNNNNNNNGSGAGGNGGPLNSGVNATGAGGGGSTGAGVGGAGVTSTINR, encoded by the exons ATGTCCAAGCTGTCGTTCAGAGCCCGCCATTTGGATCCGTCCAAGCAGATGCCCATCTACTTGGCGGAGGAGCTGCCCGACCTCCCCGAGTACTCAGCCATCAACCGGGCAGTGCCTCAAATGCCCAGTGGCatggagaaggaggaggagtcG GAGCACCACTTGCAGCGAGCGATATGCACGGGTCTGATCATCCCCACGCCCGAGGTGCTGCAGACGGATCAGCCCTTCTACGATGCCTACTATCCGCCGGACTACAAAATGCCCCGCCAAATGATCCACATGCAAC CTCTTGGGCTGGATACCGAGGTCCCTGACTACGACATGGACAGTGCCGATGAGGACTGGCTCAGTCAGCAGCAGCGCCTGGAGCTTACCGAACTCAAGTTCGAGCAGATGATGGACCGGCTAGAAAAGAGCTCCGGCCAAACGGTGGTCACGCTGAACGAGGCCAAGTCGCTGCTTAACCAGGACGACGAGACCAGCATATCCGTCTACGATTACTGGCTGAACAAACGCCTCAAGATG CAACACCCGCTGATCCTCACTGTGAAAACTGAGAGTCGACCAGGCGCCAGCTCCAACAATCCGTACTTGGCTTTTCGTCGTCGCACCGAGAAAATGCAAACCCGCAAAAATCGAAAGAACGATGAGGCCTCCTACGAAAAGATGCTCAAGCTGCG ACGTGACCTGCAGCGCGCCACCACTATACTGGAGATGGTGAGGCGACGCGAGGAGACGAAGCGCGATCATCTCAAGATGACGGTGAACATCTTCGAGAAGCGCGTTGAGATGCGCGACTTCAACGGTGCTGTCTACTCCGAGCTGAATTCTCAGTACAAGAACACAAGGTGCGTTTTCGGACACCTTTTACTTATGAAGAAAG ATGCCATCAGTGGCAGTGGGAATGGAAACAGCAGTCGCAAGGAGAAGCGTCCATACAAGAAGCGCAAGCACAAATTGCCCCGCGacaagcagcagcaccagcagcagcaaacgcagcagcaccagcaacaacagtatTTGCCGGCGTCTGGTGGCGCCGGAGTCTCGCCCGCGCACCACCTGCCCCACCATCTGCACCACCTCAGCAGGCAGCAGAGTGCCTCGCCGGCAGCCAACGACTCGATTGCGGacagcgaggaggaggactactTTGGCGCCGGTGCCCAGAATGGAAACAAACTGGGCTCCGAGAGCGAGGAGGAGACGCCGTTTGCATTTAGGCGCAGATCAAGCTGTGTTTACCTACCG ACTCGACAACGAGATGGCCGCTATCCGTGGGACTCAGCCGACGAGGATATGGCGCCCAGTGGTGCTTGTTCGGATGCTAAATACCGTTACACACTGACCTCCCTCAATTATCCCAG ACCACGCTGCATTGGCTTCGCACGTCGTCGATTGGGTCGTGGCGGTCGCATCCTGCTGGACCGGGCCACAACGAATTTCGACGACTTTTGGTCGCAGCTTGACTACACGGTGATGGAAAGCGTGACGGTCAACAAATGTAGGGATAAAATCAAGCAACGGGATCCCGATCAGCTGTGCAAGCCCAGCTCACCGCCCACGGTGGTAGATCTGGTTCCCGCTGGAAAGCCCGTCGATGGTGAGCATCCTGTTCCTGAACTGATAAAGGAGGAGCCGTCAAGCGATACAGAAAAGCCTGTTGCTGCGACGGAATCTGGGCGGGAGAGCAAAGAACGGGAGCTTGAGGAGAAATTTGAGAACGATGTAGATGATGAATTCGTAGCCAGTGACGATGAGAATGTGTCACGGCTTGGAATCTACAGTTCAGCGGTTACGTTACCCCAAAGTTGTGCTGATCTTCGCCAGAAACGTCGCCGCCTGCGTCGCAAGAAGCAACAGTTGCGAGAACTTAATGCCGCAAAGCGTCTAAAGAGGTCTTCGGAAGCGGTGGCAACCGCTGAAGATGTTCAACTGGAGGACGAGGATACTAAACCAGATCTGCGTCCATTACCCAGGGCTTACCTTCAGCGTTTGGCATTGATTCTGGGACAAAAACTAAAGGTGGAAGAGGATGATAACACGGAAGTTTCCGAGAATGTGGCGCCAGAGTTGCTGGAAATGAATGATccggagcagctgcagcccCCGCGAGCCAATCATCAGCAACACCACCGTtccaaccacaacaacaacaacaataccgtgttgaacaacaacaatagtagtagtagtaacGTTATGAATAAGGATGTTAGCATTAGCGAAAAAATCAATGTGATAAagcaggaggcggaggagctCGTCGGCGGCAAATGCGAGGATCAACCGGTAGCTTCCACCTCGGCGGCAGCGGCCGCCGCTCGTGCCGCTGAAGCAGCCGCTGCAGCGGAGGCAGCCTCATCGACAACCACTCTTGCGGCACCGAATCCGGGTCCATCGCTGGAGGAGGTGGCGAAGACGATAAAGCGCGAGATGATCGATGCCGACGACTCCAACGAGCCCCTGAGCAGCATTCGTACAGCAGCTGTCATGCTGTCCACGCAGACCTCTGTCTCCGAACTCATGGACGATGAAGCTGAGGACGATGTCAATCTCGCCCAGCTGAGCAGTATCATCCGGCATACGGCGGTCAAGAAGGAACTGGAGgcccagcagcaccagcaacaagTACAGCATGAACAGATGCAGGCCGCCAGGAAGATGGAAGAGGATGAAGCCGCTCCCTGTCTGAACCAGCTGCCTGACGTGATTCGCTTGCGAAATATCCGCAACAGCCAAGTGCATGCGAGGCCGAAGGACCTGTTTGTACAAGCTCCTGTTGATGAAGAATTCAATGCAGACTACATGGGTGGACTGTCGCCCACTTCCAGCCAGCGGCTAGACATCTGCAATGAGCTGCTTTCGGAGATCCGGCGCGATTGGCTACACTTCCGGCCCAAAACTCCCACAGATGAGCTGTCCGATAGCCAAGATTGCGAAGTGGGTAAGACGTGTGATAGTCACGCTGTCGACTGGACGCAGGACACGCCCATAAGTGTGGAACTCAATCGCTTAGGAAAGCGAGAAGCAGAGGAAAGCGATTCTAGCTCGTACTTTTTGAGCAGTGGCTTTAAATACAGGGATCTCGAGTCAGATGCCCAATTGCTGCAAACGGTCCAAGCTCAGGACTACGCTCGAGGCAGCAGCAAGAGTCCAAACTGCTCTGGGTCAGGCTCAGGATCTGCGCTAGAGTTTAATCTCAGTGGTGGTGACTCCCTAAACGATATCAACAACTTGTTGGGCTGTGACGACGAGGACGACAACCACGAGCATATGCTAGACAACATCCTGCAGGAGTGCGCCATGGATGATCCCAAGGCATTGAACCAAGCTACTAATTTTTGGAACGGTATCCTAGATGGCGAGGCAGCCGTGGACGAAGTGGAAATGGCCGATCAGCTGTTGGATTGTATAGACGAGAAGAAATCTAAGGTGGGTGCAGCCGATACATCGAAGCGCGCGGGTCGCAACCGCAAGGCAAGATTGATCCAAGCTCCAGTGGGTAGCTCCGCATTTACTGTGTGTCCCACGGCGGAGACTCTGAAGGAACGTGAACTTTTCTTTAGTCAAGCTCCGCCTGTTGAAGTCCCGCCCAAAGAGAAAACGCCAGCAGAAGTTGAACTGCCGGAAGTTGTGGTCAAGGAAACAGCGAATTTGCCTGTGAAGGTTGAGGCGGTTGAGAAACCCCAGTCGGAGGTTCTTCCCGTTGCCCCACAGCCGCAACAGCTTCAGCCGCAGGCTATTACTTTGCCCACGACGCAGCTGATCAACATACCCGCCCAGATAAGCACGCAaaagcagcatcagcagccaCAGGTGACGCAATTGCTCAATCAGTTTGCCAACGCTGGTCCGCAGATCATCGCCCGCACAGAATAcggcggaggagcagctgtGGGCGATATAGTGACCATAACCCCGCACACGGGGAGCAGTCCACTCCCCACACTCACCGCccagcaacaactgcagcaccaATTGGCACAGGCTCAACTCCGAAATGTGACCGTCCAGCAGCGACAGGCGACACCTCAAAACCCCAATCAAAATCAGAATCCCCAGCAGCAGTTACTCTTCCAAATGCAGCGGGATCCCTCGCGCTCCCTGACGCCCCTACAAGCTGCCGGCGCTGGCGCCACTGGCAACCATTTGATCTACACAACAAGCTGCGGCGAGATTGTCACAGCAGGAGCTGCAGCTTCTGCGTCTCAGAAGGTCACATATGCCATCCAGAAAGCCGGTGTCTCAAGTGGAGGAGCAACCACCGCCTCAATTGGACCCAACACAGTAATCACGCTGTCCAATGTAAAGGTGCAGAACGATGATATCTCCTCTGGTGGTAGTGGCAACTCAGGATCCAGTGTGAACATCATCAACACGGCCAGTGGCCAGCAGTTAGCCGTGCACAGCATTGCCGGTATGCAACAGCAGGGCCAGCAACAGGTGCAACAGGTGACCACCAGTACGCCTTTGCTTGTCGCCACACCCACTCGCAACAatgtgcagcagcaacagcagcagttggTGCAGCAGCAACCGATTGTTTGGCGGCAGGTGAGCGGAACGAACACGGCGGTGGCCACCACAGCAGTGCTCTCCACCACGGTGGACTCCTCGCCGAAGGCGGTAACCAACCAGATCCTCTGGACCAGCCGGGCCACGCAAAAAAGGCAGCTCAACGGGCCAGAGAACACAG ACATCAACAAACTTCTTCTCAATCGGAAGTTGCCGCGCAAGCAGCaaatacaacaacagcaccaacAGATTCAACTGACAAAGCAGCAGCTTCAACAATTGGTGCAGCATGAGGAGTTGGATGACTTGGTGGCCACATCGACGGGCAACAGTGGCGATCAGATGGAAACCGGCGACGgcctgcaacaacaacagcaacagcagcaacaacagcagcagctgcagaagCTCAGCAAGGTGATCAAGATGTCGCAGTTTCCACTGCTCGTGTCGGATGTAagtctgcagcagcagcagtcggtGTCTGGCCAAgctcagcagcaacaattaaAGCCCAACTCTGCGGCGGCGATTGCAGCTAATCACAACTACAGCCTGCACCCTGCCTCAACGGCGATCATCACCGCCCAGGCGACACCCCAGCAGGCCAACAAGATCTTCTtgaccagcagcaacagtggTGGCGGCGGATCCGCTGGTAACTTTACCATCGCCACTGCCAGCGAACTGCAGGCGGCGGCAGCCGGCCAAAAGCTTCACTACAAGGAGCTGCCCAACTCCAACCTCAAGCTGAACTTTGTGAGCAGTGCAGGGACGGGTGAGCAAACGCAGCAGGTGGGCGCCACAACAGTGCTGCTGAACAAAtcccaacagcagcagcaacaacagcagcatcaaAAGCTGAAAACGTTGGCCACTACAGGAAATTCTCAAACTGGCCAGGGCGATAAGCGAGTGCTGTACACCAGTCTGCTGAATGTGAAACCGCTGCAGAAGAACAACAGTGGTCAGATGCAGATGCAACTGGGACCGGGAGGATTGCAACAGGTGCTCCGTGGACGACTCAACAATTCAGCGATCATTACTAGAACGCTGCCGCTGGGCACAACTGTTAACAGTACCGGCGGTGCTGTAGGTCCTACCACCACGACTATTAGGCAGTTGGTTACCACGAATGCGAACAACGTGAGCAGCCAAGATGGCAACCTACTTAGTGCAAAGGAAGTGGGGAAAGCCCTGACAGTGGAGCAGGTGATAGCCAGCGCTAACAACGGAGGAGTTGTGCTGCCcacgagcaacaacaataataacaacaatggcaGTGGAGCTGGCGGAAATGGAGGACCTTTGAACAGCGGTGTCAATGCCACAGGAGCTGGCGGAGGAGGATCTACAGGCGCGGGTGTTGGGGGAGCTGGTGTGACGTCAACCATCAACAGATGA